The sequence GTCGGCACGCTTGCGGGATGCCGCCTTCGACATGCCGTAGAACGCGCCCTGGCTGAGAAGCTCGTCGCGGGCGCGCTGCGAGAAGCTGCCGCTGGTGAGCTGTCCGACGTATCCGATGCGGGCGCGCACGTCGGCGGGACGCTTCAGGATGTCGAAACCGACGACCTTCGCCGTGCCCGATGTCGGGGGAATGAGAGTGGTGAGCATGCGCAGGCTGGTCGACTTGCCTGCGCCGTTGGGTCCCAGGAACGCGACGAGCTCGCCGCGTGCGACCTGGAACGTGAGGTCGGTGACCGCCTCGACGGTCTTCTTCTTGACGCTGAAGCGCTTGGTCAGACCCTGCGCCTCGATGATCGGTTCGTTCGTCATGCGACCAGGTTAGGAACCAATGCGGACACATTCGGTCCGCGATCTAGGGCAATCTTGAATCATGTCCGATACGACCACACGAGCGTTGTCTCTGCTCAACCTGCTGCAGACCCACCGGCACTGGCCGGGTTCGGAGCTCGCCGCGCGCATGGGAGTGACGGAGCGCACCGTTCGGCGCGACGTCGAGCGGCTGCGCGACCTCGGCTATCGCATCGAGTCCACGCCGGGTGCCGCCGGCGGCTATCGCCTCGAAGCCGGCAGTGCGGTGCCTCCTCTACTGCTCACCGACGAAGAGGCTGTGGCGATGGCGATCGGCCTGCGGGTCGCGGCATCCCAGCGGCTCGTCTCGGGTCCTGAGACGACCATCACGGCACTCGCGAAGCTCGAGCAGGTGCTGCCCGCTCCCCTGCGCCGCCGGGTGAAGGCGCTGGCCGAGGCGGTGCAGCCGGCCGGGCTGAATGCCGGGGCTGCCGTGTCGAGCGACGTGCTGGGCGAGCTGGCGCTCGCGTGCCGCGACCACGAGCGCGTGCGGTTCACCTACACGGCGGCGTCGGGCGAGGTGACCCGGCGCAGGGTCGAGCCGCACGCGCTCGCCCCCGCCGACCGCCACTGGTACCTGCTGTGCTGGGATCTCGAGAAGGAGGACTGGCGCACCTTCCGCGTGGACCGCCTGGCGTCGGTGGAGCACACGCGCGTGCTGTTCGAGCCGAAGCCGCTCACGCCCGAGGAGATCGAGGAGTTCATCTTCGTCGCGCGGTCGTGGGTGCGCCAGGCGGTCGAGGCGGATGCCGTGATGGAACTCGACCTGGAGTCGATGCGCGCCGCGTTCGGGCAGTGGGGGCAAGGGGCGACGGCGGAGGACGAGACGCACACGCGGTGGCCCGTGGGTGGCAGCGACTTCCGCGAGACGATGTACGGCCTGTCGTGGATCCCCGCCGGCGTCGAGTACACCACGACCCTCGCCTCTCCGGAGCGCGAGGAGCTCCGCGAGGTCCTGGAGCGCATGCTCCGGGCCCTCGATGCTCCCCCGCCTCCCTCCCCCGTTCGTTGAGCGAGCGCAGCGAGACGAAACGCCCCGACCCTCCGAGCAGGCCCGCCACTCGGCATCCGTCGCTATCGTGTCCTCCGTGACCGACACCGACCCCCACGCCCTTCTCGCCCAGGTCGAATCCGAGGAGGCCGAGCTCATCCTCCCCCGCTTCGACGTGACGGATGCCTGGGCTCTCGGCTGCCGCATGCGAGAGGCCGCGGTGGCCACAGGTCTGCCGATCGTCATCGGCATCACGCTGGGCGAGGCGCGGGTCTTCCACACCGCGCTGCCGGGTTCGAGCGCCGACAACGACGGCTGGCTCGACCGCAAGACGCGCGTCGCCCGCCGCTACGGTCGGTCGTCGTTCGGTGTGGGCCTGTCGTTCCGCGCGACCGGCAAGGACTTCGACACCAGCGCCCGCCTCGACCCGACGCTGTTCGCCGCGCACGGCGGCGTCTTCCCGATCACGATCGAGGGCGTCGGAGTCGTCGGGACGGTCGGCGTCTCAGGCCTCCCCCAGGCCGAGGATCACGCCTTCGTCGTGGAGCACCTCCGCGCCTGGCGCGAGGCCACGACTCGCGACGTCTCATAGCGAAACGCGAGTTCACGCATACCCCGCACCTCGGATGACGGGGTTACGGTGGAGCCGTCCTCGAGTTCATCGAGGAGCATCGCGGCGATCCGGGCGGTCCCGGGCACCGGTTCATACCCGGCTGCGTTGCGGGTTCGACTCCCGCCGTCGCGTCTACTTGTGGCGACATAGCTGCCTGATCTCACCGTGCTCGAGTGCGCCGATCTCGTGCCGACCGATCACCAGGTCAGCCTCGATGATCGGCTTCACCGGGTCGTCAGCCCAGCGCGCGCACCATTGCGGCAATGGCTGCCGGCCCGATGCGACAGCATCCACCGATGAAGTGCGCACCCGCCTCGGCCCACGCCGGCGGGAGCGCCGGGTCGAATTCCGGCTCGCCGATCCATCGACGTGCTGCGCCATCCCACGTCTCGCCCGAGTTGGGATAGGCGATGGCAGGCTTGCCGCTCGCGCCGGTCGCCGCCCGCACTGCCGGCAGCACGTCGTCGGGCGCGCAGCAGTTCACTCCGACGGCCACGAGGGAACCGTGGCCGGCGGCGAGAGCGAAGGCTTCGGTCGCCGGACGGCCGTCGCGCAGCCGGTCCCCGGCGACCGCGCACGACAGCCAGGCGGGGATCGCGAACTCGTCGACGAGGTCGAGGAGGACCGAGACCTCGTCGAGATCCGGGATCGTCTCTAGCGCGAGCAGGTCGGGCCCCGCGCTCGCAAGGAGTTCCATCCGCGGGGCATGGAAGTCGCGAAGCGCTCCGCGGCTCAATCCGTACCGGCCGCGGTACTCGGATCCGTCGGCGAGCACCGCTCCATAGGGACCCACGGATGCCGCCACGAGACGCACTACGTCGTCGTCATCGGCTGACTCGGTGACGTCGTCGCGCACCTCACGGGCGATCGTCACACTCCGTGTGATGAGTTTCTCCGCCTCGATGCGCGTCATGCCGCTGCGCTCGAATCCGGCGACGCTCGCCTGATAGCTGGCGGTCGTGGCGACCTGCGCGCCCGCATCGAAGTACGCCCGGTGTACGGCAGCCACCTCGCCGGGAGCGTCGCGCAGCAGTCGGGCAGTCCAGAGTTCGTCCGTGAGATCGTGGCCACGTTCAGCAAGCGCATTGGAGAGTCCGCCGTCGAGCACGATCACGGGAGGTGTCGTCGCACTGATCACGTGCTCAGCCTCTCCGATCGAGTCAGGTCGGATCCCGTGGCAGCGGACTCGTGGGCGCGTGAGTGAGGCACCGTCGACGACGGGAACGTCGCGTCGAGGGCTGCCTCGAGATCTGCGAGGAGGTCGGAGGTGTCCTCGATGCCGACGGACAGGCGCAGATGACCGAACGTGCGGAAGGGCAGCGGGTAGCTGGCGACGCGGCCTCCCTCGGTCCCGGTGTGCACGATCAGCGAGTCGTCGTGCCCCAGAGAGAAGCCCGACGTGATGAGCCGGAGGTTGGCGACGAACTGGTTCTGTGTGTCGGGATCGCCGGCGACCGCGAAGGCGATCATGCCGCCGTACCCCCGACCGCCGAACTGCCGCGTCGCCAGATCGTGCTCCGGGTGCGACGGCAGGCCGGGATAGTAGACGTACTCGACCCGTGGGTCGCGCTCCAGGAACTCGGCGACGGCGAGCGCGGAGGCAAGGTGCTGCCGGAGGCGCAGCGGGAGGGTCACCGAGCCGCGGTGGATCTGCCAGGCGTTGAACGGCGAGATCACTCCCCCGACGTCGACCATGGCATCGGCCTTGATCGGCTCGATGAGTTCGCGCGAACCGATGACGGCGCCGCCCATGGCATCACCGTGACCGTTGATGTACTTCGTCAGGGAATGGACGACGAGATCGGCGCCGTCGGCGAGCGGGCGGTAGAAGGGCGGCGGCGTGAAGGTGGAGTCCACCATCAGGATCGCGCCGGCGGCATGCGTGATCTCCGCGATCGCGGCGACGTCCGCCACCTTGGTCGTGGGGTTCGCGATCGCCTCGATGCAGACGAGCCGGGTGTGGGGGCGGAAGGCCGCGCGCAGCGCGTCCAGATCGCCGACGTCGACGAACGTCGCCTCGATGCCGTACCGCTGCGGCAGGAGTTCGGTCCACAGTCTCCAGGTCGCCTCGTACGTGACGTCACTGACGATGACGTGGTCGCCGGCGCGCACATGTGTGAAGAACACCGCGTGCAGGGCGGCCACTCCGGATGCGAGCGCGACCGCATCCTCGCCTCCCTCCAGCGCGGCGAGCTTGTCCTGCAGACCGGCCTGATTGACGCCCGTGTTCCGGGTGTAGAGCCCCGGTGCGGAGGCGGACCAGCTGATGTCGCTCGGATCGTCGGGAAGCTCGTATGAGTTGGCCATCACCAACGGCGTGCGCAGCGCCTTCGTTGAGTCGAGGCGATTGCCGCCGTGCACCGCAAGGGTGAGGTCTGAAAGGGTCTCAGCGCGTCGGCGGTCCGGCTGTTGCGGCATTGCGTTCCTTACTTTCCAGCGAAGAGACGTGCACGAGGGCAGGCCGTCTGGGGCGGCATCCCCGATCTACGGTAGTGTGTGCGATTGACACTTGCAATTGCTAATCGTGCACGGAGGCATCGTGGCCGCATCGCACCTGGACGACATCGACCAGCAGCTGCTCGCAACGTTGACCGCGGACGCGAGGTTGCCGATGGTCGCCCTGGCCAACCAGGTGCATCTGTCGCGCAACGCGGTGCGGCAGCGCATCGAACGCATGGAGCGCGACGGCGTCATCGCCGGCTACACCGTCATCAAGGGGGGCGCGTCGCGGCCACGCGTGACCGCGATGGTCATGGTCTACCGCGTCGACAGGATGCGGGACGATCGGGTGATCGCCGCGTTGCGCGGCATCGCGGAGGTCACGCGCTGCGACGTGCTGTCGGGAGCGTACGACCTCTTCGTGACGCTGGAGGCCGACTCGATGGACCGCGTCGGCCAGATCTGGGAGCAGATCGCGGCCCTGCCTGGCGTGGCCGACACCGTGACCGCGGTGTCGCTCTCGCGAGCGATCGACCGCCGGTGACGCTGCCGCCCC comes from Microbacterium cremeum and encodes:
- a CDS encoding heme-degrading domain-containing protein, producing the protein MTDTDPHALLAQVESEEAELILPRFDVTDAWALGCRMREAAVATGLPIVIGITLGEARVFHTALPGSSADNDGWLDRKTRVARRYGRSSFGVGLSFRATGKDFDTSARLDPTLFAAHGGVFPITIEGVGVVGTVGVSGLPQAEDHAFVVEHLRAWREATTRDVS
- a CDS encoding Lrp/AsnC family transcriptional regulator, which produces MAASHLDDIDQQLLATLTADARLPMVALANQVHLSRNAVRQRIERMERDGVIAGYTVIKGGASRPRVTAMVMVYRVDRMRDDRVIAALRGIAEVTRCDVLSGAYDLFVTLEADSMDRVGQIWEQIAALPGVADTVTAVSLSRAIDRR
- a CDS encoding trans-sulfuration enzyme family protein yields the protein MPQQPDRRRAETLSDLTLAVHGGNRLDSTKALRTPLVMANSYELPDDPSDISWSASAPGLYTRNTGVNQAGLQDKLAALEGGEDAVALASGVAALHAVFFTHVRAGDHVIVSDVTYEATWRLWTELLPQRYGIEATFVDVGDLDALRAAFRPHTRLVCIEAIANPTTKVADVAAIAEITHAAGAILMVDSTFTPPPFYRPLADGADLVVHSLTKYINGHGDAMGGAVIGSRELIEPIKADAMVDVGGVISPFNAWQIHRGSVTLPLRLRQHLASALAVAEFLERDPRVEYVYYPGLPSHPEHDLATRQFGGRGYGGMIAFAVAGDPDTQNQFVANLRLITSGFSLGHDDSLIVHTGTEGGRVASYPLPFRTFGHLRLSVGIEDTSDLLADLEAALDATFPSSTVPHSRAHESAATGSDLTRSERLST
- a CDS encoding helix-turn-helix transcriptional regulator, with protein sequence MSDTTTRALSLLNLLQTHRHWPGSELAARMGVTERTVRRDVERLRDLGYRIESTPGAAGGYRLEAGSAVPPLLLTDEEAVAMAIGLRVAASQRLVSGPETTITALAKLEQVLPAPLRRRVKALAEAVQPAGLNAGAAVSSDVLGELALACRDHERVRFTYTAASGEVTRRRVEPHALAPADRHWYLLCWDLEKEDWRTFRVDRLASVEHTRVLFEPKPLTPEEIEEFIFVARSWVRQAVEADAVMELDLESMRAAFGQWGQGATAEDETHTRWPVGGSDFRETMYGLSWIPAGVEYTTTLASPEREELREVLERMLRALDAPPPPSPVR
- the mmuM gene encoding homocysteine S-methyltransferase; protein product: MISATTPPVIVLDGGLSNALAERGHDLTDELWTARLLRDAPGEVAAVHRAYFDAGAQVATTASYQASVAGFERSGMTRIEAEKLITRSVTIAREVRDDVTESADDDDVVRLVAASVGPYGAVLADGSEYRGRYGLSRGALRDFHAPRMELLASAGPDLLALETIPDLDEVSVLLDLVDEFAIPAWLSCAVAGDRLRDGRPATEAFALAAGHGSLVAVGVNCCAPDDVLPAVRAATGASGKPAIAYPNSGETWDGAARRWIGEPEFDPALPPAWAEAGAHFIGGCCRIGPAAIAAMVRALG